A single Capricornis sumatraensis isolate serow.1 chromosome 20, serow.2, whole genome shotgun sequence DNA region contains:
- the LOC138096961 gene encoding putative killer cell immunoglobulin-like receptor like protein KIR3DP1 yields MCPTLLSLLSLGFCVSLRTWAAVGEYDKPSLSAWPSPMVPLGQTVTLQCHFDSPFKRFRLFKTDGTSLTELHGHHFNTFTLGPVTREHAGSYTCSGFSRSLSVFYRHSDPLQIVVTGVFTKPSISAHPRPLMHAGENVTLRCQSLRWFDKFILHQENSTGNFQRHGQLLTGGLATADFSIGPMTLASVGTYRCYGSLSRSPYVWSAPSDPVNIIITGLSKKPSLSAQGGPVVRSRENVTMVCSSKSAFDQFHLLRDGENLGRPVAGGWSPHGALEAEFPLGLVTPDHSGVYRCYGSFTRSPYSWSESSDPLFLSVTESTTSTCSSPMDPHTTEEARLPQGHPSQLHLLLRLSVAFIYTSIFLAVLVCHWFPIDLDCLPFTGVAITEGEPKEERTVNGEDPSAEDVIFVHLNHGTLSERLFTPTPLSPMPLFPETSIYEEFDVNQVHADPDLAPSFEHTELLIEELDLFLKGFLHGHSFSSFKAAQQL; encoded by the exons ATGTGCCCCACACTCCTCAGCCTCCTGAGTCTCG GATTCTGTGTGAGTCTGAGGACCTGGGCAGCTGTGG GTGAATATGACAAGCCCTCTTTGTCAGCCTGGCCAAGCCCCATGGTTCCCTTAGGGCAGACTGTGACTCTTCAGTGTCACTTCGATTCTCCATTTAAGAGATTCAGACTGTTCAAAACAGATGGGACCAGTTTGACTGAGCTCCATGGACATCATTTCAACACCTTCACTCTTGGCCCGGTGACCAGAGAACATGCCGGGTCCTACACATGTTCCGGATTCTCCAGGTCTCTCTCTGTGTTTTACAGACACAGTGACCCCCTGCAGATTGTGGTCACAG GTGTGTTCACAAAACCCTCCATCTCAGCCCACCCCAGACCCCTCATGCATGCGGGAGAGAATGTGACCCTCCGCTGTCAGTCACTGCGGTGGTTTGACAAGTTTATCCTGCACCAAGAAAATAGCACAGGGAATTTCCAGAGACATGGACAGCTGCTCACTGGTGGGCTTGCCACAGCTGACTTCTCCATTGGCCCCATGACTTTGGCGAGTGTGGGCACCTACAGATGCTATGGCTCTCTCAGCCGCTCCCCCTATGTGTGGTCAGCTCCCAGCGACCCCGTGAACATCATCATTACAG GTCTGTCCAAGAAACCCTCTCTTTCAGCCCAGGGGGGCCCCGTGGTGAGGTCAAGAGAGAACGTGACCATGGTCTGCAGCTCCAAAAGCGCCTTTGACCAGTTCCATCTGCTCAGGGACGGGGAGAACCTTGGGCGCCCAGTTGCTGGAGGGTGGAGCCCCCACGGAGCCCTCGAGGCAGAGTTCCCTCTGGGTCTTGTGACCCCTGACCACAGCGGGGTCTACAGGTGCTATGGCTCCTTCACTCGCTCTCCCTACTCATGGTCAGAGTCTAGTGACCCACTGTTCCTGTCTGTCACAG AATCCACTACAAGTACTTGCTCATCACCCATGGATCCACACACCACAGAAG AAGCACGGCTTCCTCAAGGCCACCCCAGCCAGCTGCACCTTCTCCTGAGGCTCTCCGTAGCCTTCATCTATACCAGCATCTTCCTCGCTGTTCTTGTCTGTCACTGGTTCCCCATAGA CCTTGACTGTCTTCCATTCACAGGTGTTGCCATCACGGAAGGAGAGCCCAAGGAAGAAAGAACAGTGAATGGCGAG GACCCATCAGCAGAGGATGTGATATTCGTCCACTTGAACCACGGGACCCTCTCTGAGAGACTGTTCACTCCCACTCCCTTGAGCCCCATGCCCCTCTTCCCCGAGACCAGTATCTATGAGGAATTCGATGTAAACCAAGTCCATGCTGACCCTGACCTAGCCCCATCCTTTGAGCACACAGAGTTATTAATTGAAGAGCTAGATCTCTTTCTAAAGGGGTTCCTCCATGGgcattccttctcctccttcaaagCAGCCCAGCAGCTCTGA